Proteins found in one Campylobacter concisus genomic segment:
- a CDS encoding LemA family protein — MKNLIAVIIVIAALAFGAFKYINSFVALDENVNAKWSQVLNQYKRRAELVPNLVETVKGYAAHEQKIFEDVANARSKSMQVSIDASGLSDEAKMKEFMTAQSSFGLALGRLMAVSENYPELKANQNFLSLQSQLEGTQNRISVAMHDYIEAVKEYNVALRSFPNKFIASTFYPELKPKQNLEISNEEKINPKVSFEK, encoded by the coding sequence ATGAAAAATTTAATAGCCGTTATTATAGTTATTGCTGCACTTGCTTTTGGCGCTTTTAAGTATATAAATTCATTTGTTGCACTTGATGAAAATGTAAATGCAAAGTGGTCGCAGGTGTTAAATCAATATAAAAGAAGAGCCGAGCTTGTGCCAAATTTGGTTGAAACTGTAAAAGGCTACGCAGCTCATGAGCAAAAAATTTTTGAAGATGTGGCAAATGCTAGAAGCAAGAGCATGCAAGTAAGCATTGATGCAAGTGGTCTTAGCGATGAAGCTAAGATGAAAGAATTTATGACAGCACAAAGCTCATTTGGTTTGGCACTTGGCAGGCTTATGGCAGTTAGTGAGAACTATCCAGAGTTAAAAGCAAATCAAAATTTCTTATCTCTTCAGAGTCAGCTTGAAGGTACGCAAAACCGCATAAGCGTAGCAATGCATGATTATATCGAAGCTGTAAAAGAGTATAACGTAGCCCTTAGAAGCTTTCCAAATAAATTTATAGCAAGTACTTTTTATCCTGAGCTAAAGCCAAAACAAAATCTTGAAATAAGCAACGAAGAGAAGATCAATCCAAAAGTTTCATTTGAGAAATGA
- the ileS gene encoding isoleucine--tRNA ligase: MDYKETLLLPETNFPMRGNLPQNEPQRLKSWYEERKVYEKMKKNRQNAVKNFNIHDGPPYANGHLHIGHALNKILKDIITKTHYFCGENVRYVPGWDCHGLPIEQQVEVKLGDKKKELSKVEIRELCRQHAREFIDIQRNEFKSLGIIGDFENPYMTMKFEFEADIYKALCEIAKKGLLVERSKPVYWSWAARSALAEAEVEYEEKEDYSIYVAFELDGDALEKLGVKEASAVIWTTTPWTLPANQAISLKPDEIYVLTAENLIFAKPLLESVVQSGLSKGEIKKEFKSSLLENTHAINPLNGRKSRFLLGDHVMMDGGTGLVHTAPGHGEDDYYVCLKYGFSEILMPVDDGGCYDESLKHHGLFRSDVVDEFVGMHIFKANEKILELLGKNLLSVSKFRHSYPFCWRTHKPVIYRATKQWFIAMDEAKLGGKTLRQTALKELEKVKFYPSVGVKRIGSMIENRPDWCISRQRDWGVPIAFFRDKATKEVIFDSEILDHIVSIFKEKGADAWWALSIDELLPKGSKYKAENLEKVMDILDVWFDSGSTWHAVLQSDNYDAGKYPSSMYLEGSDQHRGWFQSSLLVSTAVNSHAPYESILTHGFTVDAKGEKMSKSKGNVIAPQDVAKTHGVEILRLWVGMSDYSSDLKISEDILKQISEQYRKIRNTIRFLLANVNDLEILKTDFNILDKWILARAKKVFDEASACFRNYDFSKGFNILLNFLSADLSGVYLDVCKDRLYCDAKDAPRRRSAQSAMAIITKTLLPLIAPTLTYTVDEVMDYAPKIIKGEAKDAFDLVYEPIKFDLSFEDELLFASREKFNEIVDVLKKDKKIKSTLELSLETTSHSITGYDEREVADLYMVSSVKAYDDSEPLAEFELEGDKFKIIASNLHKCPRCWKFNASKEDALCPRCEEVISAK, from the coding sequence ATGGACTACAAAGAGACACTTTTACTCCCAGAGACAAATTTCCCGATGCGCGGAAATCTCCCACAAAATGAACCGCAAAGACTAAAATCATGGTACGAAGAGCGCAAGGTTTATGAAAAAATGAAGAAAAATCGCCAAAATGCGGTTAAAAACTTCAACATCCACGACGGCCCTCCGTATGCAAACGGCCACCTACACATCGGTCACGCGTTAAATAAAATTTTAAAAGATATCATCACAAAAACGCACTATTTTTGCGGTGAAAACGTCCGCTACGTGCCAGGCTGGGACTGCCACGGCTTACCTATCGAGCAGCAAGTCGAAGTAAAGCTTGGCGATAAGAAAAAAGAGCTTAGCAAGGTCGAGATCAGGGAGCTTTGCAGGCAGCACGCGAGAGAATTTATAGACATTCAGCGAAATGAATTTAAAAGCCTTGGCATCATCGGCGACTTTGAAAATCCATACATGACGATGAAATTTGAGTTTGAGGCTGACATCTACAAAGCGCTTTGCGAGATCGCTAAAAAAGGCCTTTTGGTTGAAAGAAGCAAGCCAGTTTATTGGAGCTGGGCGGCTAGATCGGCGCTAGCTGAAGCTGAGGTTGAGTACGAGGAGAAAGAGGACTACTCTATTTACGTAGCATTTGAGCTTGATGGCGACGCGCTAGAAAAGCTTGGCGTAAAAGAGGCAAGCGCTGTCATCTGGACGACCACGCCTTGGACACTTCCAGCAAATCAAGCCATAAGCCTAAAACCAGATGAAATTTATGTGCTAACAGCTGAAAATTTGATCTTTGCAAAGCCACTACTTGAAAGCGTTGTGCAAAGCGGTCTAAGCAAGGGTGAGATCAAAAAAGAGTTTAAATCAAGCCTGCTTGAAAACACTCACGCGATAAATCCACTAAACGGCAGAAAGTCGCGATTTTTACTAGGTGATCACGTTATGATGGATGGTGGTACTGGACTTGTTCATACAGCTCCAGGACACGGCGAGGACGACTACTACGTCTGCTTGAAATATGGCTTTAGTGAAATTTTGATGCCAGTTGATGATGGCGGCTGCTACGATGAGAGCCTAAAACATCACGGATTATTTAGAAGTGACGTGGTAGACGAGTTTGTAGGTATGCACATCTTTAAAGCAAATGAGAAAATTTTAGAGCTACTTGGCAAAAATTTACTTAGCGTCTCTAAATTTAGACACTCTTATCCATTCTGCTGGAGAACGCATAAGCCTGTCATTTATAGAGCCACAAAGCAGTGGTTTATAGCTATGGATGAGGCAAAACTAGGCGGAAAAACGCTTAGACAAACAGCGCTAAAAGAGCTTGAAAAGGTTAAATTTTACCCAAGCGTTGGCGTAAAAAGAATAGGCTCAATGATAGAAAATCGCCCAGACTGGTGTATCTCTCGTCAGCGTGACTGGGGCGTGCCGATCGCATTTTTCAGAGATAAAGCGACAAAAGAAGTTATATTTGATAGTGAAATTTTAGACCACATCGTGTCTATCTTTAAAGAAAAAGGCGCTGATGCGTGGTGGGCGCTAAGCATAGACGAGCTTTTGCCAAAAGGCTCAAAATATAAGGCTGAAAATTTAGAAAAAGTGATGGACATCCTTGATGTTTGGTTTGATAGTGGCTCGACATGGCATGCGGTCTTGCAAAGCGACAACTACGACGCTGGCAAATACCCTTCAAGTATGTATCTAGAGGGCTCAGACCAGCACAGAGGCTGGTTCCAAAGTTCGCTTCTAGTAAGCACAGCTGTAAATTCTCACGCACCTTATGAAAGCATATTAACTCACGGCTTTACTGTCGATGCTAAGGGCGAGAAGATGAGCAAGAGTAAGGGCAACGTCATCGCTCCACAAGATGTGGCTAAGACTCACGGCGTGGAAATTTTACGCCTTTGGGTTGGCATGAGTGATTATTCAAGCGATTTAAAAATAAGCGAAGATATATTAAAACAAATCAGCGAGCAATACCGCAAAATTCGCAATACGATCCGCTTTTTACTAGCAAACGTAAATGACCTTGAGATCTTAAAAACGGATTTTAACATCCTTGATAAGTGGATCTTAGCACGCGCTAAAAAAGTCTTTGATGAGGCGAGCGCTTGCTTTAGAAACTACGACTTTTCAAAGGGTTTTAACATCCTTTTAAATTTCCTATCAGCCGATCTTAGCGGCGTATATCTTGACGTTTGCAAAGATAGACTCTACTGCGACGCAAAAGATGCTCCAAGAAGAAGGTCGGCTCAAAGCGCAATGGCGATCATCACAAAAACACTACTTCCACTCATCGCTCCAACGCTTACTTACACCGTTGATGAGGTGATGGATTATGCTCCAAAGATCATCAAAGGCGAGGCAAAAGACGCGTTTGATCTAGTCTATGAGCCAATCAAATTTGATCTTAGCTTTGAAGATGAGCTGCTTTTTGCCAGCAGGGAGAAATTTAACGAGATCGTGGACGTTCTTAAAAAGGACAAAAAGATAAAATCAACTCTAGAGCTAAGCCTAGAGACAACAAGCCACAGTATCACAGGCTACGACGAGCGCGAAGTGGCCGATCTTTACATGGTAAGCTCAGTTAAAGCTTACGATGATAGCGAGCCGTTAGCTGAGTTTGAGCTGGAGGGTGATAAATTTAAGATCATAGCAAGTAACCTTCACAAATGCCCAAGATGCTGGAAATTTAACGCTAGCAAAGAAGATGCGCTATGCCCAAGATGCGAAGAGGTCATAAGTGCTAAGTGA
- a CDS encoding TPM domain-containing protein: MKKIFALLFFTFCFCFAINFNEQINDEAQIFSKNEKAELLSLVQNYEQNSTTQIAIVTLKSLENKSIEEISLEIARGYKLGQKQSSNGVLLIIAPNERKVRIEVGYGLEGMLTDAISSQIINDVIVPKFKQGDMGGGVIEGIRAIIKVASGEEFESASDDEEIPFGIVAFFAGMISCFISGFLGKFFMRVGFSACFAGLISTVFEQFFGVQNYFIVFAIVFVIFFIILKNAFKKNTQSKNTYSGFRRDRSDSNGSGSGHSSSSRGGGFSGGGGGFGGGGASGSW, from the coding sequence ATGAAGAAAATTTTTGCTCTTTTATTTTTTACATTTTGCTTTTGTTTTGCCATAAATTTTAATGAGCAGATAAATGACGAGGCTCAAATTTTCTCTAAAAATGAGAAAGCTGAGCTTTTAAGCTTGGTGCAAAATTACGAGCAAAATAGTACGACGCAAATTGCTATCGTGACTCTTAAATCACTAGAAAATAAAAGCATAGAAGAGATCTCTCTTGAGATAGCTAGAGGCTACAAGCTGGGACAAAAACAAAGCAGCAATGGAGTGCTTTTAATAATCGCTCCAAACGAGAGAAAAGTACGTATAGAAGTTGGTTATGGACTTGAAGGCATGCTAACTGACGCTATATCAAGCCAGATCATAAATGATGTGATAGTGCCTAAATTTAAGCAAGGCGATATGGGTGGTGGCGTGATAGAGGGCATAAGAGCCATCATAAAAGTGGCTAGTGGGGAAGAATTTGAAAGTGCGAGTGATGATGAAGAGATACCTTTTGGAATAGTTGCCTTTTTTGCTGGCATGATCTCGTGTTTTATCTCTGGCTTTTTAGGTAAATTTTTTATGCGAGTTGGCTTTAGTGCGTGTTTTGCAGGGCTGATATCTACGGTATTTGAGCAATTTTTTGGCGTGCAAAATTACTTCATTGTCTTTGCCATTGTGTTTGTAATATTTTTTATTATTTTAAAAAATGCCTTTAAAAAAAATACTCAAAGCAAAAATACATATAGTGGCTTCAGACGAGATAGATCAGACTCAAATGGTAGTGGCAGTGGCCATTCAAGCAGTTCAAGAGGTGGTGGCTTTAGTGGCGGCGGAGGCGGTTTTGGCGGAGGCGGAGCAAGTGGCAGCTGGTAA
- a CDS encoding 5-methylcytosine restriction system specificity protein McrC: MENVFNDNRICDSRDHKKEITFNDLAQGKTGIVFLNGRHDKFKPKIKDDKDAHYILKECKDDNYIFGNYIGRFTFEWQEYVINSRFGKELEAELLKTIDSAFFSSDGSVAEVNGDIPMDDVLYASFISRLKLAKLSGFPSIYKKIPFRDYAVHGSLDVKNFIKKDQPFTGKISSRKSSRVPDEVVARVLLKAYDILVRKNPKFGLYDKEIRNFLLANANGEMKSVKDINVALNSKSVMNELYKDYKIALQIAKVIILQDSRYANENAVKNLNFGYLLYAPNLFELYVERLIRSVLGEFGGKFRLETQDKIPGSNLKPDFLIKDEKGKILAVLDAKYRHFYNANLGETDFKNLLQIKQYVEKAGSNTGILIYAKSDVFNGLGNIRHSPENKIFILNVLKNDNKTSADEFKKYLKKILETIK, translated from the coding sequence ATGGAAAATGTATTCAACGATAATAGGATTTGTGATTCCAGAGATCATAAAAAAGAAATAACCTTTAATGATCTGGCGCAGGGCAAGACGGGCATAGTATTTCTAAACGGACGGCACGATAAATTTAAGCCCAAGATAAAAGACGATAAAGATGCGCACTATATCCTTAAAGAGTGTAAAGATGACAACTATATATTCGGCAACTATATAGGCCGTTTTACCTTTGAGTGGCAAGAGTACGTCATAAACTCTCGTTTCGGTAAAGAACTAGAAGCCGAGCTTTTAAAAACTATCGACTCGGCGTTTTTTAGCTCCGATGGTAGCGTCGCCGAGGTAAACGGCGACATTCCTATGGACGATGTCCTTTATGCCTCATTTATCAGCCGCTTAAAGCTAGCCAAACTAAGCGGCTTCCCGAGCATTTACAAGAAAATTCCTTTTAGAGACTACGCCGTGCACGGAAGCCTTGATGTTAAAAATTTCATCAAAAAAGATCAGCCATTCACGGGTAAAATCTCAAGCCGCAAAAGCTCTCGAGTGCCCGACGAAGTGGTCGCAAGGGTGCTTTTAAAAGCTTATGATATCTTGGTTAGAAAAAACCCTAAATTTGGGCTTTACGATAAGGAGATTAGAAATTTTTTGCTAGCTAACGCTAACGGCGAGATGAAAAGCGTAAAAGATATAAACGTAGCCCTAAACTCAAAATCCGTGATGAACGAGCTTTATAAAGATTACAAAATCGCTCTTCAAATCGCTAAGGTTATCATTTTACAAGATTCAAGATACGCGAACGAAAACGCCGTCAAAAATCTAAATTTCGGTTATTTGCTGTATGCACCCAATCTTTTTGAGCTTTATGTTGAGAGACTCATAAGAAGCGTATTAGGCGAATTTGGCGGTAAATTTAGGCTAGAAACGCAGGATAAAATTCCTGGCTCGAATTTGAAGCCCGATTTTTTAATAAAAGACGAAAAAGGGAAAATTTTAGCTGTTTTAGATGCCAAATATAGGCATTTTTATAATGCTAATTTAGGCGAAACCGACTTCAAGAATTTGTTGCAAATAAAACAATACGTGGAGAAGGCCGGTTCAAACACTGGAATTCTAATCTATGCTAAAAGTGACGTCTTTAATGGGTTAGGAAACATAAGACATAGTCCTGAAAACAAAATTTTTATACTCAATGTATTAAAAAATGATAATAAAACATCTGCTGACGAATTTAAAAAGTATCTTAAGAAGATTTTAGAAACTATAAAATAA
- a CDS encoding ABC transporter substrate-binding protein, with product MLAGELLKSHFAKFDLVAVLSKFLEQSHFDKEKFGLLKQNNFKILDKNIKQEIVGTTGFKEFFDKKFQSFLCELMQSKVLIVSGKEYKFSELEIYTCFDANTYKRQCEAGEIYFHNFGFDISFKSEPSLYGGVLVRSLKPLNGQNFIFGPRKCALHILNSKMSNLNFDLKEADFRKDEITFTSRIRSFGDENQQKNDCLRAFTAEFEKALEFDENYKKRLNAYKKG from the coding sequence ATGCTAGCTGGTGAGCTGCTTAAAAGCCATTTTGCTAAATTTGATCTAGTGGCAGTGCTTAGTAAATTTTTAGAGCAAAGTCATTTTGATAAAGAAAAATTTGGCCTACTTAAACAAAATAACTTTAAAATTCTAGATAAAAATATAAAGCAAGAGATAGTTGGTACTACTGGTTTTAAAGAGTTTTTTGATAAGAAATTTCAGAGCTTTTTATGCGAGCTTATGCAAAGTAAAGTTTTAATTGTTTCTGGCAAAGAGTATAAATTTAGCGAGCTTGAAATTTATACTTGTTTTGACGCAAATACCTACAAAAGGCAGTGTGAGGCAGGAGAGATTTACTTTCATAACTTTGGCTTTGACATATCTTTTAAAAGCGAGCCATCGCTTTATGGTGGCGTTTTAGTAAGAAGCCTAAAGCCCTTAAACGGGCAAAATTTTATCTTTGGGCCAAGAAAATGTGCCTTGCATATCTTAAATAGCAAAATGAGCAATTTAAACTTTGATCTAAAAGAGGCTGATTTTAGAAAAGATGAGATTACTTTTACGTCACGTATCAGATCATTTGGCGATGAAAACCAGCAAAAAAATGATTGCCTTAGAGCATTTACTGCCGAGTTTGAAAAAGCATTAGAGTTTGATGAAAATTATAAAAAGAGATTAAATGCCTATAAAAAGGGGTGA
- a CDS encoding pectate lyase family protein, which yields MFKKILFLAVSSLFAFGAETQAGEIKASDSPFGYASVGAEQNFGGYAGKESKEVVVKDRQELVKYAQMGGYVIYVDGLIDLSEGNIPQNSKSEGLDKFVSEISGGEFSSYAKFMQAYGTSCRANLDGSQDPKLAALRKNLANEYKKLIVVPVASNTTIIGLGENSGIKGGSLLLKNVQNIAIRNMKIEDAFDPFPDIQKNDGFNAQYDGVSIESSKNIWVDHCHFKDTVELGHVHLAGGELTKWQTYDGLCDIKGDSAAITISHNIFENHDKTMLIGSRDSDGSSETRTITVAHNVFDNCAQRLPMARNAKVHVYNNFYDSKDGFYDQKYAIGVRFGSLIYAQNNYFTNGVKISYKCNKGTIFESGNIDLSKKGSVCEKLTKPPFEPPYKFELLKASSVQNEVNQNAGTGKLAVIK from the coding sequence ATGTTTAAAAAGATATTGTTTCTAGCCGTTTCTTCGTTATTTGCATTTGGTGCTGAGACACAAGCGGGCGAGATAAAAGCAAGCGACTCGCCCTTTGGTTACGCTAGCGTTGGAGCAGAGCAAAATTTTGGCGGATACGCCGGCAAAGAGAGCAAAGAAGTCGTCGTAAAAGATAGGCAAGAGCTCGTAAAATACGCTCAAATGGGTGGTTACGTAATCTATGTGGATGGCCTCATAGACCTTAGCGAAGGTAATATCCCGCAAAATAGCAAGAGCGAGGGGTTGGATAAATTTGTAAGCGAGATTAGCGGTGGCGAGTTTAGCTCTTATGCCAAATTTATGCAGGCTTACGGCACCTCATGCCGTGCAAATTTAGACGGTTCGCAAGATCCAAAGTTAGCAGCGCTTCGCAAAAATTTAGCCAACGAGTACAAAAAGCTCATCGTAGTGCCGGTAGCTAGTAACACCACAATAATCGGCTTAGGCGAAAACTCAGGCATAAAAGGCGGCTCGCTTTTGTTAAAAAATGTCCAAAATATCGCGATCCGCAATATGAAGATCGAAGATGCTTTTGATCCATTTCCAGATATACAAAAAAATGACGGCTTTAATGCGCAATATGACGGCGTCAGCATAGAATCAAGCAAAAACATCTGGGTAGATCACTGCCATTTTAAGGACACGGTCGAGCTTGGTCATGTGCATTTAGCAGGCGGAGAGCTTACTAAATGGCAAACCTATGACGGACTATGCGATATCAAGGGAGACAGTGCAGCTATCACGATCTCGCACAACATCTTTGAAAACCATGACAAAACGATGTTAATTGGCTCAAGAGACTCTGACGGCAGCAGCGAAACAAGGACTATAACGGTCGCTCATAACGTTTTTGACAACTGCGCACAACGCCTACCTATGGCACGCAATGCAAAGGTGCACGTCTATAACAACTTTTATGACTCAAAAGATGGCTTTTATGACCAAAAATACGCCATTGGCGTGCGCTTTGGCTCACTAATATACGCTCAAAACAACTACTTTACAAATGGCGTCAAGATAAGCTACAAGTGTAACAAAGGCACCATTTTTGAAAGCGGCAACATAGACCTTTCAAAAAAAGGCAGCGTTTGCGAAAAGCTAACCAAGCCGCCATTTGAGCCTCCATATAAATTTGAGCTCCTCAAAGCCTCAAGCGTCCAAAACGAGGTAAATCAAAACGCAGGCACAGGCAAACTAGCCGTCATAAAATAA
- a CDS encoding type II toxin-antitoxin system RelE/ParE family toxin: MKDQLWKITFYDKSVEDETLSLPDTILANLLRVLEMAKEVGPNLGRPHSAPLGNGLFEFRAKGKEGIARSVFVNVINKEIVILHTLIKKSDTIPKKDMKIIMQRAKEIK, encoded by the coding sequence ATGAAAGATCAATTATGGAAAATTACATTTTATGATAAGAGTGTTGAAGACGAGACACTATCTTTGCCAGATACGATACTAGCTAATTTACTTAGAGTACTTGAAATGGCAAAAGAGGTTGGACCAAATTTGGGTAGACCGCATAGTGCTCCTCTTGGAAATGGGCTATTTGAGTTTAGGGCAAAAGGCAAAGAAGGTATTGCAAGAAGTGTCTTTGTAAATGTTATAAATAAAGAAATAGTGATTTTGCATACGCTCATTAAAAAATCAGACACCATTCCTAAAAAAGATATGAAGATCATTATGCAAAGAGCAAAGGAGATAAAATGA
- a CDS encoding CinA family protein, whose amino-acid sequence MRQSILIIGEDLEINREFLNYIFQSYEDHFGELGVVSFAPKNSKELPFIIENLSKDYDFVSIFGSDENFAIAAKIVATLTGGSLELKDSTTLALKDSLDYSKNSFLASLNNAQINLIKANPNEELGEFLTEYEPDFSYFHLIDIDADSAKILMLPLAKTYEVDITLAQILPNLILVRAKSNKFGQIESFLQGVKTLFSQKFIPQKDVIKFVAKKLMQKGLKISFAESCTAGLAAAKFARYGGISASFDGSLVTYANHIKHEWLGVEDEILDTYGAVSEPCVKAMIKGTLSTTNADFALAISGITGPGGGTASKPVGTVYVAAGDRNGNIEVERLLLKGERNYVREQSVLSAYLCLLRLKSEIFFA is encoded by the coding sequence ATGAGACAAAGTATCTTGATAATAGGCGAAGATCTTGAGATAAATAGAGAATTTCTAAACTACATTTTTCAAAGTTACGAGGATCATTTTGGCGAGCTTGGAGTGGTCAGTTTTGCTCCCAAAAATAGCAAAGAGCTACCTTTTATCATCGAAAATTTATCAAAAGATTACGACTTTGTAAGCATTTTTGGCTCAGATGAAAATTTTGCCATCGCTGCAAAGATCGTAGCGACGCTAACTGGGGGCTCGCTCGAGCTAAAAGATAGCACGACCCTTGCGCTTAAAGATAGCTTAGACTACTCTAAAAATAGCTTTTTAGCCAGCCTAAATAACGCTCAGATAAATCTCATAAAAGCTAATCCAAATGAAGAACTGGGCGAGTTTCTCACCGAGTATGAGCCTGATTTTAGCTACTTTCATCTAATAGACATCGACGCAGATAGCGCGAAGATCCTTATGCTGCCACTTGCTAAAACTTATGAGGTCGATATCACTCTTGCGCAGATCCTGCCAAATTTAATACTAGTAAGAGCAAAAAGCAACAAATTTGGTCAGATCGAGAGCTTTTTACAAGGTGTAAAAACGCTATTTTCGCAAAAATTTATCCCGCAAAAAGATGTGATCAAATTTGTAGCAAAAAAGCTCATGCAAAAGGGGCTTAAAATTTCATTTGCTGAGTCTTGCACGGCTGGGCTTGCGGCGGCTAAATTTGCAAGATATGGCGGCATCTCGGCTAGCTTTGATGGCTCATTGGTGACTTATGCAAACCACATAAAACACGAGTGGCTAGGCGTTGAGGATGAGATTTTAGATACTTACGGAGCCGTGAGCGAGCCTTGCGTAAAAGCGATGATAAAAGGTACGCTAAGCACGACAAATGCGGACTTCGCGCTTGCTATTAGCGGTATAACAGGACCAGGTGGTGGCACAGCTAGCAAGCCAGTTGGCACGGTATATGTCGCAGCTGGCGATAGAAACGGCAACATCGAGGTTGAGAGGCTACTTTTAAAAGGGGAGCGCAACTACGTTAGAGAGCAAAGCGTGCTAAGTGCCTATCTATGCCTACTTCGTCTAAAAAGCGAGATATTTTTCGCGTAA
- a CDS encoding retention module-containing protein has translation MAKEAGVVKFISGKAVAIDQNGNERELKVGDILYMGESIKTSDAADKITIVSNNGKEITIVGNDTLALNQSTIGAEGLADVSDLQNAILNGGDLTKLEETAAGGNTAAGGGDGVSLGDAKFAEGGHYSNINATYRNLSDTNRAFASYDSSISGYNGGDDL, from the coding sequence TTGGCTAAAGAAGCTGGAGTAGTAAAATTTATTAGTGGCAAGGCGGTCGCTATCGATCAAAATGGAAATGAGAGAGAGCTAAAAGTAGGTGACATCCTTTATATGGGAGAGAGCATCAAGACAAGTGATGCCGCTGATAAAATAACAATCGTTTCAAATAATGGAAAAGAGATTACAATTGTAGGCAATGATACACTTGCTTTAAATCAAAGTACTATAGGCGCGGAAGGTTTGGCAGATGTTAGTGATTTGCAAAATGCTATTTTAAATGGTGGAGATCTAACAAAACTTGAAGAGACTGCTGCTGGTGGAAACACTGCTGCTGGTGGTGGAGATGGTGTTAGCCTAGGTGATGCTAAATTTGCTGAGGGTGGCCACTACTCAAACATTAATGCAACATATAGAAATTTAAGTGATACAAACAGAGCTTTTGCATCATACGATAGCTCAATAAGCGGATACAATGGTGGAGATGATCTATAA
- a CDS encoding helix-turn-helix domain-containing protein, with amino-acid sequence MRPTFEDFKEKALKRSEVKKEYDRLEIEFELKLKLIKIRKAANLTQEEMASRMNTSKSNISRLESLNSKISPTISTLNAYANAAGYRLDVNFVQ; translated from the coding sequence ATGAGACCAACATTTGAGGACTTTAAAGAAAAAGCTCTAAAAAGAAGCGAGGTAAAAAAAGAATACGATAGGCTGGAGATTGAATTTGAGTTAAAACTAAAGCTTATAAAGATCAGAAAAGCTGCAAATCTAACTCAAGAGGAGATGGCTAGCAGGATGAATACTAGTAAAAGCAACATCTCAAGATTAGAGAGCCTAAACTCTAAAATTTCACCAACAATCTCTACTTTAAATGCCTATGCAAATGCTGCGGGATATAGGCTGGATGTAAATTTTGTGCAGTAA